In Ignavibacteriales bacterium, a single window of DNA contains:
- the der gene encoding ribosome biogenesis GTPase Der gives MTNILAIIGRPNVGKSTLFNRILGARDAIVHDEPGVTRDRLYAISDWAGKQFTLIDTGGYVPNSEDLFERAIREQAEIAISEADSVIFLVDATTGVTTLDEEIATIIRKANKKIHLVVNKVDSDNRERDAAQFYKLGLGEPITISALLGRKIGDFLDEVTKEFKTSDEDQDDKRLKLAVIGKPNVGKSSFVNGVLGKTRQIVTPIPGTTRDSIDSVLKYEKEEIILIDTAGLRRKSRVKENVEFYSALRSLKSIERCNVAILMVDVEAGIDKQDLRILEDVIERKRGVVFAVNKWDTIEKNDQTARHFEKSIKSFLRVYDYIPVIFISALEKQRIFKTIDMAKAVFAEQTKRISTNKLNNLLQRDIQQKPPAAKSGKEIKINYITQVKTNPPAFSFFVNEPKLIEEKYKRFLENRLREHFKFVGVPISLYFKKKNK, from the coding sequence ATGACAAATATTCTTGCAATTATTGGTCGACCGAATGTCGGCAAATCAACTCTCTTTAACCGAATTCTCGGCGCCCGCGATGCCATTGTGCACGATGAACCGGGTGTGACACGCGATCGTTTGTATGCAATTTCCGACTGGGCGGGTAAGCAATTCACTCTCATAGATACCGGCGGTTACGTTCCGAACTCTGAAGACCTTTTCGAACGCGCTATACGAGAACAAGCCGAGATTGCCATAAGTGAGGCCGATAGCGTTATCTTTCTTGTTGATGCCACTACAGGTGTCACAACCCTCGACGAAGAAATTGCTACGATCATTCGTAAGGCTAATAAAAAAATTCATCTTGTAGTGAACAAAGTCGATAGCGATAACCGTGAACGAGATGCGGCTCAATTTTATAAGTTGGGTTTAGGTGAGCCCATAACGATCTCAGCATTACTTGGGAGAAAAATTGGGGATTTCCTTGACGAGGTGACAAAAGAATTTAAAACTTCCGATGAAGATCAAGACGACAAAAGGTTGAAACTTGCAGTTATCGGTAAACCGAACGTTGGTAAGTCATCTTTTGTTAATGGGGTACTGGGCAAAACGCGCCAGATTGTTACACCGATCCCCGGCACCACTCGAGATTCAATCGACTCGGTTCTTAAATATGAAAAAGAAGAAATCATTCTCATTGATACTGCCGGTTTGCGGCGAAAAAGTAGAGTAAAGGAAAATGTGGAGTTCTATAGTGCACTCCGTTCGCTCAAAAGTATAGAGCGATGCAATGTAGCGATATTGATGGTAGATGTCGAGGCAGGTATCGATAAGCAAGACCTCCGGATTCTTGAAGATGTGATAGAGCGGAAGCGCGGAGTTGTGTTTGCCGTGAATAAATGGGATACAATTGAAAAAAACGATCAGACCGCCCGTCATTTTGAAAAATCTATAAAGTCATTTCTCCGTGTGTACGATTATATACCTGTAATATTTATTTCCGCGCTCGAGAAACAACGCATCTTCAAAACAATAGATATGGCAAAAGCAGTTTTCGCGGAACAAACAAAACGTATATCGACGAACAAGTTGAACAATTTATTGCAGCGCGATATTCAACAAAAACCTCCGGCCGCAAAATCAGGTAAAGAAATCAAAATCAATTACATTACGCAGGTAAAAACCAATCCTCCCGCGTTTAGTTTTTTCGTGAATGAACCGAAGTTGATTGAAGAGAAGTATAAGCGCTTTTTGGAGAATCGGTTAAGAGAACATTTCAAATTTGTAGGTGTCCCAATATCATTATATTTTAAAAAGAAAAATAAATGA
- a CDS encoding FAD-dependent oxidoreductase: protein MNLKSRRIIVVGGLAAGPSAAAKAKRTNPNAEVKMYEASESISYAICETPYLIGGLIEGESRLEVYSPEKFQKEKGVSVHTSHLVEKIISSKHKIIIRDLRSRDVFEEGYDKLIIATGSCSRRLGMEGESCRNVFSLKYRNDALNILNFLKTEKPKSAVIIGGGYVSMEIVEALRLRNIEVTMLHQLKLPMEGLEQETRERVLTELNNNDVQFIPNVKIEALQQEAAGLVKHVITDRGSFESDMVIISIGVSPNTDLARDANIRIGTFGGIITDERQQTSADDIYAAGDCCEVKNIVTGKQIYLPLATVASRSGWVAGENAAGGRATFKGAIRAMAVKIFNLHVAQVGIGSEEASHYGYKTITEIVNARSKNKLMPGSEEVVIKFIVDKPSGRLLGANLFSCCGAFQRANTLAVAIQQKMTIDEISRLDLIYAPPFSPLWDPILIGANQIKKKLLL, encoded by the coding sequence ATGAATTTGAAGAGTAGACGAATAATTGTTGTGGGTGGACTTGCGGCAGGTCCAAGCGCGGCAGCGAAAGCCAAACGAACCAATCCAAATGCCGAAGTAAAGATGTATGAGGCATCGGAATCTATTTCATACGCTATCTGCGAAACGCCTTATTTGATAGGTGGTTTGATAGAAGGTGAATCAAGATTAGAAGTATATTCTCCCGAAAAATTTCAAAAAGAAAAAGGGGTCAGTGTCCATACCTCGCACCTTGTCGAAAAAATTATATCTTCTAAACATAAAATTATTATCCGTGATCTACGTTCCCGAGATGTTTTTGAGGAAGGGTACGATAAACTGATAATCGCAACCGGGTCGTGCTCACGACGATTGGGCATGGAGGGAGAGAGTTGCAGAAACGTGTTCAGCTTAAAATATCGCAACGATGCTTTAAATATCTTAAATTTCTTGAAAACCGAGAAACCTAAATCGGCTGTGATAATTGGCGGTGGATATGTGAGTATGGAAATTGTCGAAGCGCTTCGATTGAGAAATATTGAAGTTACAATGCTTCATCAATTAAAACTTCCAATGGAAGGACTCGAACAGGAAACTCGCGAGAGGGTTTTGACTGAGCTTAATAATAACGATGTTCAATTCATCCCCAATGTTAAGATTGAAGCGCTCCAGCAGGAAGCAGCAGGTTTAGTGAAACATGTTATTACAGATCGAGGTTCATTTGAATCGGATATGGTGATAATCTCGATAGGGGTTTCACCGAACACAGATTTGGCGCGGGATGCAAACATTCGGATTGGAACATTTGGAGGAATCATCACGGATGAACGGCAGCAGACAAGTGCAGATGATATTTATGCCGCTGGTGATTGCTGTGAAGTGAAAAATATAGTTACCGGAAAACAAATTTACCTCCCGTTAGCAACTGTCGCGAGCAGGTCAGGGTGGGTTGCAGGTGAGAATGCTGCCGGCGGGCGCGCAACATTCAAAGGCGCTATCAGAGCGATGGCTGTGAAGATATTTAATTTGCACGTCGCTCAAGTCGGAATCGGTTCCGAAGAAGCGTCGCATTACGGATATAAAACTATAACGGAAATTGTAAATGCCCGATCGAAGAATAAGTTAATGCCGGGCAGCGAAGAAGTGGTCATCAAATTTATCGTCGACAAACCAAGTGGTCGATTGTTGGGCGCGAATTTATTTAGTTGCTGCGGGGCATTTCAGCGGGCGAATACGCTGGCAGTGGCAATTCAGCAAAAAATGACTATCGATGAAATATCGCGTCTCGATTTGATCTATGCGCCGCCATTCTCGCCGTTATGGGATCCGATTCTTATCGGAGCAAATCAAATAAAGAAAAAATTATTACTGTAA
- the upp gene encoding uracil phosphoribosyltransferase: MKKPIIISHPLVKRDLSILRDKNTSSPTFRAVLRRTASLMAYAVTEDLILRKKKIVTPLEKTIGYEIVEQTILVPILRAGLGLVGGFVEILPNARVGHIGMYRDEETLKPVDYYLKLPKNLKDALVLILDPMLATGGSAEAAVTVLKEKGARKIRFVSLVASPEGVRILSKAHPDVRIYTCALDRKLNDRGYILPGLGDAGDRIFGTGE, translated from the coding sequence ATGAAGAAACCGATTATTATTTCCCATCCATTAGTAAAACGAGATCTATCAATATTACGAGACAAAAATACTTCGAGTCCAACTTTCCGTGCAGTGCTAAGAAGAACCGCAAGTTTGATGGCATATGCCGTTACCGAAGATTTAATACTTCGGAAGAAAAAAATCGTTACACCGCTCGAAAAAACTATCGGATACGAAATAGTTGAACAAACGATACTCGTACCAATATTACGCGCAGGTTTGGGACTTGTGGGTGGTTTTGTTGAAATATTACCGAACGCTCGTGTTGGTCACATTGGTATGTACCGGGACGAGGAAACTCTGAAGCCGGTTGATTATTATTTAAAACTTCCGAAGAATCTGAAGGACGCACTTGTATTGATTCTTGATCCGATGCTCGCAACAGGTGGAAGTGCCGAAGCGGCAGTTACAGTGTTAAAGGAAAAAGGAGCGCGAAAAATACGCTTCGTAAGTTTGGTTGCATCACCCGAAGGTGTGCGGATATTATCTAAAGCTCATCCTGATGTTCGAATCTATACATGTGCATTGGATCGGAAATTGAACGATCGCGGCTACATATTACCGGGATTGGGAGATGCGGGCGATAGAATTTTCGGGACGGGTGAATAG
- a CDS encoding bifunctional (p)ppGpp synthetase/guanosine-3',5'-bis(diphosphate) 3'-pyrophosphohydrolase: MRDGIYKKKLEDLLVACRKNLRSVNEDLIRRAFQFSLEAHKNNVRASGDPFFNHPYEVALVVAKEIPLDDVSVASALMHDVAEDTEFTIKDIRHEFGDTIAEIVDGATKISDIFRSHEVTQAENYRKMLLSMVNDIRVMLLKFADRLHNMRTLEYLPDEKQIRLAKETLDIYAPFAHRFGLAKIKWELEDLSFKYLHPSEYEEIAHKLKSKRKERESYIKKFIQPIEKRMKEEGMKFELEGRPKHFFSIFNKMKARNKPFDEIYDLFAVRVILDTDNSNDCFTAYGVLTSIYMPIPERFKNYISVPKKNGYQSIHATVVGPEGRMVEVQIRTRAMHEVAEKGVAAHWKYKENLNTLDEELENWITWVREIFDHAEDEAPAKQLMESFKLTLYQDEIYLFTPKGELRILPKGATPVDFAYAVHSNIGDHCLSAKVNGKIVSLNHQLRSGDQIEIITSKNQTPKPDWEKFVITHKAKQHIRKWVKEEERKEIISGKEIWEKRSKKFKLHINDDDLAEILREMKIADLKDFFIRIHRVDIDADKIVKEIDQKLKHPPAEGVKDEKVEGLFNKFLTTARNITGGITLFGSHDKFLHSYAKCCNPIPGDDIVGFVTRGEGVKIHLKSCHNLISMSTNEPQRLVDVGWPATETGEYSAAIYLRGEDHAGMLNEITHSISSYQNTNIRAVRIDVHGHNFEGTIILSVKNKDHLERIIEKLRKIEGIHRADRMIE; this comes from the coding sequence ATGCGTGATGGAATTTATAAAAAGAAATTAGAAGATTTACTGGTGGCTTGCCGGAAGAATCTAAGGTCGGTAAACGAAGACCTGATTCGTCGGGCATTTCAATTCAGTTTAGAAGCGCATAAAAATAACGTGCGTGCATCGGGTGATCCGTTTTTTAATCACCCTTATGAAGTTGCGCTCGTAGTTGCGAAAGAAATTCCGCTCGATGATGTATCTGTTGCAAGCGCATTAATGCATGATGTAGCCGAAGACACAGAATTTACAATCAAAGATATCCGTCACGAATTCGGAGATACTATCGCCGAAATTGTTGACGGTGCTACCAAAATTTCGGATATCTTCAGATCCCACGAAGTTACTCAAGCCGAAAATTACCGCAAGATGCTCCTTTCCATGGTGAACGATATTCGCGTTATGTTACTCAAGTTTGCAGACCGTTTACACAATATGCGGACGTTGGAGTATTTGCCGGACGAGAAACAAATCCGGCTGGCGAAGGAAACACTCGATATCTACGCGCCTTTCGCGCATCGTTTTGGTTTGGCGAAAATTAAATGGGAGTTGGAAGATTTATCTTTCAAATACCTTCACCCTTCGGAGTACGAGGAAATTGCTCATAAATTAAAATCGAAAAGGAAGGAACGCGAATCATATATAAAAAAATTCATCCAACCTATTGAAAAAAGAATGAAAGAGGAGGGGATGAAGTTTGAGCTTGAAGGGAGGCCTAAGCATTTTTTCAGCATCTTCAACAAAATGAAAGCGCGTAATAAACCCTTTGACGAAATATACGATCTTTTTGCAGTCCGCGTAATACTTGATACTGATAACTCCAATGATTGCTTTACTGCGTACGGCGTGCTCACATCTATTTACATGCCGATACCTGAAAGATTTAAAAATTATATTTCCGTTCCCAAAAAAAACGGATATCAATCTATTCATGCTACCGTTGTTGGTCCCGAAGGCAGAATGGTTGAAGTGCAAATAAGAACTCGTGCAATGCACGAAGTGGCTGAAAAAGGTGTGGCGGCGCACTGGAAGTATAAAGAAAACCTTAACACGCTCGATGAAGAATTGGAGAACTGGATTACATGGGTGCGTGAAATATTCGATCATGCCGAGGATGAAGCCCCCGCGAAACAGTTGATGGAAAGTTTCAAGCTGACGCTGTATCAGGATGAAATATATTTATTCACTCCAAAAGGCGAATTGCGTATTCTACCCAAAGGCGCCACACCGGTCGATTTTGCGTATGCGGTGCACAGCAACATAGGCGATCATTGTCTTAGCGCGAAAGTGAACGGCAAAATAGTTTCGTTGAATCATCAGTTGCGAAGCGGTGATCAGATCGAAATAATAACTTCTAAGAATCAAACCCCGAAACCTGATTGGGAAAAATTTGTTATAACTCATAAAGCGAAGCAACACATTCGTAAATGGGTAAAGGAAGAGGAACGGAAAGAAATAATTTCCGGAAAAGAAATATGGGAAAAAAGATCGAAGAAGTTTAAGCTTCATATCAATGATGATGATCTTGCGGAGATTCTGAGAGAGATGAAAATCGCCGATTTGAAAGATTTCTTTATCAGAATTCATCGTGTGGATATTGATGCGGACAAGATCGTTAAAGAGATAGACCAAAAATTAAAACATCCACCGGCGGAGGGGGTTAAAGATGAAAAAGTTGAAGGATTGTTCAATAAATTTTTAACTACTGCGAGAAATATTACCGGTGGTATTACACTTTTCGGAAGTCATGATAAATTTCTTCATAGCTATGCAAAGTGTTGTAATCCGATACCGGGAGATGATATCGTCGGATTCGTTACGCGTGGGGAAGGGGTCAAAATCCATTTGAAATCGTGCCACAACTTAATCTCGATGTCGACAAATGAGCCGCAGCGTCTCGTTGATGTCGGATGGCCCGCAACGGAGACAGGTGAGTATTCCGCCGCTATATATTTACGCGGTGAAGATCATGCAGGTATGTTGAATGAAATAACACATTCTATTTCCTCATACCAAAATACTAATATCAGGGCTGTGAGGATTGACGTCCATGGTCATAATTTTGAAGGAACAATAATATTAAGCGTAAAAAATAAAGATCACCTTGAAAGGATCATCGAGAAGCTGCGAAAGATCGAAGGGATCCACCGGGCAGATCGGATGATAGAATAA
- a CDS encoding integration host factor subunit beta — MKTFTKRDIVKRVARTHGSDLTTTAKWVDDIFSAIRDIMMTADPVLRIEVRDFGVFEVKQTKSKPKARNPKSGEIVQVPPRRKTHFKPSKLLKKFLSQPLDTAVTG, encoded by the coding sequence ATAAAAACATTTACGAAGCGCGATATAGTTAAACGCGTTGCGCGCACACACGGATCTGATTTAACAACAACAGCAAAATGGGTAGATGATATATTTTCAGCGATACGTGATATTATGATGACCGCCGATCCGGTGCTCAGAATAGAAGTGAGAGATTTCGGAGTGTTCGAAGTGAAACAAACAAAATCGAAACCAAAAGCCCGAAATCCAAAATCAGGTGAGATTGTGCAAGTACCCCCTCGGCGTAAAACTCATTTTAAGCCGAGCAAGCTGTTAAAGAAATTCTTGTCCCAGCCGCTTGATACTGCAGTAACAGGTTAA
- the ruvX gene encoding Holliday junction resolvase RuvX codes for MSDLRRIICFDYGSKRIGVAISDPMVIIAQPLCFIENKINFIGQIENLINEYLPQEIVIGYPLNLKGEQGQKTKEVDQFIVLLEKHFTLPLIKWDERFTTQIATNSMREMNLTKKKRESRQNIDAMAAALILQGYLDYRKSR; via the coding sequence ATGAGTGATCTGCGAAGAATAATATGCTTCGATTATGGCTCGAAGCGAATAGGTGTTGCGATAAGTGATCCAATGGTGATCATTGCTCAACCTCTTTGTTTTATCGAGAATAAAATTAATTTTATTGGTCAAATTGAAAACTTAATCAATGAATATCTGCCTCAAGAAATTGTAATTGGATATCCTTTAAATCTGAAAGGAGAACAAGGACAAAAAACAAAAGAGGTTGATCAATTTATTGTGTTGTTGGAAAAACATTTTACACTTCCATTAATAAAATGGGATGAGAGATTTACAACTCAAATCGCGACGAACTCGATGCGGGAAATGAACTTGACAAAGAAGAAGCGCGAATCAAGGCAGAACATAGATGCCATGGCGGCTGCACTTATTCTTCAGGGTTATTTAGATTACCGGAAATCCAGATGA
- the mtgA gene encoding monofunctional biosynthetic peptidoglycan transglycosylase — protein sequence MNRSKLVNILKILWQWIKTHKLITIIILFLFYALIEYMRLPDREDIRSLKKQTPKVTALMDARREDANDDGKKYFIKQQTIPLNQISIHLKHAVIAAEDGAFYEHEGVDWYEVKESLKKDIAKGRFARGASTITQQLAKNIYLSISKNPVRKIKEIFIAWMMEDELSKSRILELYLNLIEWGDGIFGIESASLIYFGKHASDLSREEAASLAAVIPSPLKHKPNVESRYLKYRRKIVLARMSARGW from the coding sequence ATGAACAGGTCGAAGTTGGTGAATATTCTAAAAATATTGTGGCAATGGATCAAGACGCATAAATTAATAACCATAATTATTTTATTCTTATTTTATGCTCTAATTGAATATATGCGGCTCCCGGATCGGGAAGATATTCGAAGTTTAAAAAAACAAACTCCGAAGGTAACCGCATTGATGGATGCTCGTCGTGAAGATGCCAACGATGACGGTAAAAAATACTTCATTAAACAACAAACAATACCGCTCAATCAGATATCAATTCATCTTAAACACGCAGTGATCGCAGCTGAGGACGGAGCGTTTTATGAACACGAGGGTGTTGATTGGTATGAAGTGAAAGAATCACTCAAGAAGGATATCGCAAAAGGAAGATTTGCCCGGGGTGCAAGCACTATCACCCAGCAATTGGCAAAAAATATTTATTTATCCATATCAAAAAATCCTGTGCGGAAAATCAAGGAAATATTCATTGCGTGGATGATGGAGGATGAATTATCAAAATCGAGGATCCTGGAATTATATTTGAATTTAATCGAATGGGGAGACGGAATATTCGGAATTGAATCTGCTTCATTGATATATTTTGGAAAACATGCCTCCGATTTATCTCGCGAGGAAGCGGCAAGTTTAGCAGCGGTTATTCCCAGTCCGCTAAAGCATAAACCGAATGTCGAAAGCAGATATCTTAAATACAGAAGGAAGATCGTTCTTGCCCGTATGTCGGCACGTGGCTGGTAA
- a CDS encoding putative DNA binding domain-containing protein: MNYRDVKLMIEEGEGFMLEFKRRISSPEKIARTIISLANTKGGTILFGVDDDGSIVGVESEKSEIELIEIAGRDFSDPRIEPLIQIVPFDGKDVIVCYIPESRTKPHYFLGPVDQANGENTRVYIRVNDKTMMASKEVIKILKDENPDSPPLKVAIGENEKRLFAYLETKERITVREFGRLVNISDRRASRILVSLVRAGVVRIHTHEKEEYYTLAHDVQY, translated from the coding sequence ATGAATTATCGTGATGTTAAATTAATGATAGAAGAGGGTGAAGGATTTATGCTTGAGTTCAAGCGGCGAATATCCTCACCCGAAAAAATCGCAAGGACAATCATTTCACTGGCGAATACAAAAGGCGGCACGATATTATTCGGTGTCGATGATGATGGTTCTATTGTGGGTGTTGAAAGTGAAAAGTCGGAAATTGAGTTGATCGAAATAGCCGGACGTGATTTCAGTGATCCAAGAATTGAACCGTTGATCCAAATTGTTCCATTCGACGGGAAGGATGTAATAGTGTGCTATATCCCCGAAAGCCGCACTAAGCCGCATTATTTTCTCGGACCGGTGGATCAGGCGAATGGTGAAAATACTCGTGTCTATATCCGTGTAAACGATAAGACGATGATGGCAAGTAAAGAAGTTATTAAAATACTTAAAGATGAAAATCCCGATTCACCTCCTCTGAAAGTCGCCATCGGTGAAAATGAAAAAAGGTTATTTGCTTATCTCGAAACCAAAGAGCGAATCACTGTTCGTGAGTTCGGGAGATTGGTGAACATTAGCGACAGACGTGCATCGCGCATTCTGGTAAGTCTTGTGCGAGCAGGTGTTGTGCGAATCCATACACATGAAAAAGAAGAATATTATACTCTTGCTCACGATGTCCAATATTAA